The following DNA comes from Augochlora pura isolate Apur16 chromosome 6, APUR_v2.2.1, whole genome shotgun sequence.
aCAACGCCAAGGGTACTCGGCTTCCTTCCGTGGAGAATTGTCCCTCGAACAGTTTATACGACGGATAGAGACAGATgacaaacaaaaatgaaaaggaTATGTCACGTAAACAAATAACAAGAAAAACTAAAAACACTTAAGGAAAGCTAAGGAGCGATATTACCTACGAACCCGCTATTAAtgcgattaatttttataaattaactaaaattaatagcGAGCGAGAGCATACCCCGCCTACAGTAACTACAGGTATAGCATACACGGTAATATGATTATCAAAACAGTTCaatgtaaattgttatttttgttgaaataaaaatcacctCCGTTATAATAACtagcaccccccccccccccctccgcccaTTCTATCCATCCTCGCATCTCACTCTTAATATATAAGCTTACCACAAAAAGATATACAGAGCGTACATTAGATTTCAAGGAAATAATCAGACCATGTTCAAAAGACGTTTAAATGCTTTTCGATTCGAATATTCAGGTTTCAATGAATTCACCGGCTGACACATTTcggttaaaaaatgttacgtTCATGTCACTTGGattatcgttaaaaatcgGCGATCACCGGTGACTGTCAAGGTCAAGATACATAGTAAGCATAAGTGCTCGTTCAAGGTCACTGTTGACCTTCGTTGCAGTGAATGTGcggaatttgaatttgaatttcaatgtcCGAAGACGACAAATCATGGATCGTTACTGTACAGTTGATTgttcgaatagaatttaacGATATCACTTTTGTTACTGAAAAATATGGAAACACAGGACTGAAGaaatatacatagtatataaatgatacCGAATAGTCGTACCTGTCCGAAGATACTAAGTAACTTGTTATTAAAACATAACTGGATCTTGTTCACCGTACGATTATCCAACAAATTGTATCCTAGAGAAACTCGTAAACTAATTAAAAGTGAAGGTTATTggtgatttaatttattctttttatgtatatataaatataattatatatagacGCGTACAAAATATACAGACTACATGAACATACACTTTATCGTCGATGCATCGAGCTGACAAGAACCTTAGTCTATAAATGTTCACGACGACCATTCGAAACATTAACAGTGTGCATTTTCAcgttcttcttttattttgacatttattacaaaacttACGAAGAAGAGGTGATATATGAACAGTACTTAAGACGCgaagaattgtataataaatacgattaaCGAATAGGGGTTGAGGTTCCTTAGCAAATCCTTTTGTTCAAGAACATCGAAGTCCTGTTGCAAGTGTTTTTCTTGTGATACACATTTTACCCTGCCTCTCGAGATCGACGTTACATTTAACtcataaacatatattttcgcaaacaatactttctttttcaaGGACCGCCGTTATTTACGGCTTCcgtaataaacaaatattcttAAGCTAGCTATATGGCCTGGTATTTTGCAGAATAATTTCATCATTACTCGTTGTATAGTTTCGTCTGacgattttcaattattatcatttaaaattatatgaacgTTGGAAAAAAGTTAACATCCGCAAGGGAAATAAACTTTACGAGAAACAAATGACgcaattgtatataatagtaaCTTTCAATGTTTCGTTACGATTTATAGTTtacttatttcattataaatttgttttattcggaTGACtaaagaaattgtattatctTCCGCGATTAACATTGTATTGCTTAAATCTGTGTTCTGATTTGTGCGCGTATAAATCTAAACGTGTATAGTTTAAGGACACTTGGAACATCTTTACTTAGGCCGACCTTAATAACTAAGTAGCAAAATTAGTATGATTATgcgcaaaattaaataatcattggAATTACTAAAAGTCTACTACtgttaaaagaataattaatattaatcttatGACTATTGATCCAAAAAATACGCCCTATGATTTACGGGTATattttagaatgaaaatacttttttggtataataatatattgtgaGAGTTTCCCGAATTTTTCGTTTGTTCAATGATAATGTGTGTTATATGATGTTCAGTAAATTCTATTCAGAATTGCACTTAGGTATTAGAAATATACACTCAAAGTATTTCCATTACGCATCGGTAAGTTGCAAATCAGGTACATGATATAGTGAATCATAAATATGTGGCATAATTAATTGCAGTAActtatcatataaaatttgtcGAGATTtccattaacaattttcctatAGCAACAATACTTTGCGAATacactatatgtatatcgttCTTGTTTGAATACTATAAGTAactaaatattacttaaaggacgtcaaaatattgaaactgtAGTAATACACtttcaagaattaaataagaatagaatttttattttttggacGTCGTGTGTTTTATCTTTAGAATATTGGTATAATTAGCACCACGTAGTtcgacaattataatttagctGTCCAAATATTGACTTCAGTCGAGAAAGTTTGATCACTTATATTAAGTTTTAATCGTTCcccattaatataaaactcaaaaataattctatctgtcatatttatgcattaatttgctgtaattaatgtttaatgtgCAAAAATTTCTATCATATTCAACGTCTACTTTTTGTGTTACATACAGGCATCTTATATCACAGTATGTAATATGATAGTACTCCTTGTCCACCTGTGAATTAGGTGTAATTGCATTGACTATTGAATATGTTATTCGAAAATGCAgagtatatactataattgactcttgaattattttaatggtGAATTTGTGCTTCCGTTTGTTTATTCAATGGGAAGACACATTCGATCTCCGATGAAAAACGCAATGCCAAAAAAATGAACATACAAGCGTGTAATGTTATAATTGATCATAGTAAGAggtgtataaaatattccacaaAATGGCGGCAGTCATAAGTACAGTGTAAGTAATAATACTAGCCCACCATACAACTTTCTCCCATGTTCGGACTTCAAGATTACGAAGAACATTTATGCCCACAAGTAGCCCTGCAATGGCACCAGCAAAATGAGCAACATAACCCACTTGATCGTTCGTTTCTAATACATAGCGGTTGTATATAGCTTGGCCAATATCAAACGAAGTCACAACGAGGAATACTAACAATTGCATTACCGCAAATTCCATTTGTGACCAGTTCATTACAATAGTTGCCACATGAGCAGTAATCAATGCATAAACACCACCTGATGCACCTGCTAAATACACTCCAGGATCAGAAACAGATGTACCAAGAGATCCTGCTACAACACCTGCTATATAAATGGTTAATACTCTCCACCATTTATGCACCATTTCCAGTGGAATACCAAGCATTATCTGTACAAGTAAATTCACCACCAGATGAAATACCCTGTTTTAAATAAGTATAAGAATTAGTTCCTTAACactattgcaattttatagcCACGAAATCTCAAATACGTACCCCACATGTACAAACATATATGTCAGATACCTCCATGCTTGGGACCTTTTATGtggattataaataaataaagtagcTGCTGGTCCTTCTACAGATAAGGACTTATGCGCAATCACATCATACAAAAATAGAGTAATTTCCAATATGgatataattatcattgcCAAGGCAGGAGGTTTGCAAGTATATTCCTCTTCGTATTGTCCATCTGTGAAATCACTGGAAGGTGCTTGGAAAGCAGATGGCCTTTGCGGTACCATTGAGTGTACATATCGTTGTACAAGGTGACCAAAAACACCCTGCATATCTTTTCTATGAATCTATAGCAAAAGTTTAAAAGTAATAAtgatgttatatttaattataataaaaacacatACCATAGCTATAAATTCTGGGTAATCTAAATATCCAGAATCATCTAAATCCGCATTTCGCATAATTGTACGGACAACCCTCGTTGGAATATCATTGGAATAAGTAGAACTATGTATCATAGCTTTTAGTTCTTGATAAGAGATTTTTCCATCACCATCAAGGTCATACTTTTCAAATATAGCTTTCCAATGCTAAAAATAGCAAGAAATGGATtcacagaattattaaaaaggttATAAGTATTtagtacaaattataaatgtaaatattatttcttacagaattattatattgcaaggGAATTGTTACTCCCGACTCCCCCCCTTGGTTGCTTGACATTCTGACCAGTTTGAAACCActgaaaagaataataatattcacttATGCACCTATTgatgtatataaatttataaatgttcaaTATCTATCACAAAGtagttgtatattatatatatatatatatgaagtATTACACTCTGTTCATAATATCGACCTCTTTGAAAGAacaaaatcaatgaaattgaGAAGATTCCAATGTGTTCATCAAAGTGAACAATAAATCGCACGATGAACTGATAAATTACACATCGAAGGCGTCCGCAATGTGTCATACGAATAAAGCACAcggtattatattatgaaagtGTTTCTTTGACTGACTCGTCACACGATTTACTAATAGATCGATAGCCATGTCTATTACTCATAGAGTGATATCGatctattttatcttatcAAAGAGATATATTATCAATACAGCGAATGCAGAATTGTACGAATGCATCATACCGgtgaatacaaattttgattCAGACTTCAAGAATGAGTGCGTGCATGTGTTTTACTTGATTGTTTCTTAGCCTCAATACCTACGAACACGTTGATAATCCTATCCAGTGCGATGACTAAAACTATCTTCGAACAGAATTCTCCATTTCTACACAATAATTACATTACAAGAATCTCTTCGTCTTGTACGTATAACgggatataatttaaaaagacaaCACACGCCAATTAGTCGTCAACGTCGCAACAGGTGAACTCGACCAAGCGTCGTACGAGTAGAGAAAGTAATGTACCACAATGCTGCGAATCGATAGTAGATCGTCGAAATCGTTCTTTTACCAATtcttgatataatattttttctttcatgaatttgaatattttttttaatgccaGAACAcacttatattaaaatatcaataagtATTTGTTACATTCCAAACAAAGTGGTATAATACGATTTGAACTTGAAACATTTTCCGACAGTTTCGCTTCGTGTCTACCAATGGCGTAGACTGCtgaacagattttatttaaaacacgAAATACGTAGTACTACTTATTTATCGCTCatttactaataaaataaaattgtttcttcaaATACTAGTCAAATCTTAAGGTATGCTGTTAATGCCCAATGTCACGGTTCGTCGTTATACAATTGATAGCCGAGAATAATTGATCATAAgtacttataattttgtctTCTTGcatgtttctatttttgtttaatcatCATTGATTGCATCATTAATTTTACACCTGAGTATGTGAGAGAAGAATAGCGTACACGCTATTCGGGTAGTCATTCAGCCATGAAAGGTTTCTATAATGCTTGTTTTTACTGCATATAAGAGTTCCGTCTTGAAAAGCTGACTCAACAGGATACAGGGATCTCCCGGCTACgtttcatttctaatttaaaagcGACGCCGAATAACCGGCTTCCATGCGCGCAGGTAGACATAAATGTACACGAGATGAAAATGTCCAACattattgacataacctgataCTTATAGTTTTGGCCCTTATGGTATTCTGTTACATACAAACAGCAGGGATCATGTGAGGTATAAGTGCAGGTGCACTGCGCGATGTGTGCCCCTGGTTACCACGCAACAAGAAGATCGATAAACAATGCTTTATCGTGCGACTGCTGCCGGTTATTTTCAAACGGTTTACTAATCGAGCCAGTGTACAAATCTGCTCTGTCTCGTCCGGATCAGTCCCCGCAATTAATCCTCGTTGACGTATAATCAAATGACAACCAAAATACGTAAAGAAAAGATATCCTCTAGTTACCGGGTCAATGagtctataaataatttcaagataaggtaacgaatatattttagcTAATTCCGACAGAAAAATTACACTGTATTAATAACAAGTAGAAATCATTGTTACCATCATTCTGAACATACAGTTAATCAAAAACAACGTGCCACTGTTTTTTTTCTGACGAAAATTGTATGGCAAACGTGTCGATCGGAATTAGATCTCGGCCATCTGGCAGAGATTGTTCCTACCTCCTAAATTGTATTTACCTTCGACTTGTTTGTTGTTCCAGAGTCAAAATCGTACAGCAAAGACCTTTGCTTGCAGAACTCCTCGAGGATGAAGAAGATACCAGAGACTCGAATTTTGTTAAAGAAGAAGATCTTATTTTTGATTGGCAAGAAAAGGTGTTCAGCCCGTTCGAAGCTGACTTTTACAAGGATGAGAAGAATTGCATGACAGAGATACAGAAGTCCTATCACCAACAAATCAACGAGGAAAACGTTAAAGGTTCTCAGTTGTACACCTACACGCAAGCAGACTCGTATTATTCGGAGAACGAACTGTTGACGAGACCATACAAGTCAAAATTGGCCTGTAGAAATGAAACGGCGTTACCATCTTTGCAAAACCGTAAACCATTTACTGAAAGGTATAATAAATCGGTCATCGACGATAAACCTGGCGAAGCAAGGATACGCGCAAACCATTATGTCTACATAGAACGATCTACGATGTATGTCATGGTTGATTTATCTCGAAGAGATAAAGCTGTATCAAATCCGGACAAGGATTCCGAAACAGTGTTATGCGTTATTACATATGATCGGTTGCACAAAATTTTGTCCGTGAATCCTGACTTCACGAACGATTGTCCTTACGTCGTGACAAATTCCAGTGGCGTGGAATTTAATTACTGGATCGAACATACCTCAGAGAAGCAGACACCGGAAGAATTGCAAGAAGAACGGAATGAATTGCAACGTGTAAGAgcaacgaaatatttatttgcactGTTACTCATACTTGGATTGCATATGGTTCGTTTGCTTTTTGAAATGACGAATATGATATATTTCACATTTCGAACGCGATTCTcgctgtaaaatatatatatatatatgttgcaaacgaatttatatCTTTGAAAAGATTCAAATAGTTATCGCGAAACTAATCGAAAGTTAAcgtataatgaataatgtaCGTACCCCACGTAGGAGATGTCGGAGATTTGCCTCATGACTCTCTGTGGATAAAACATGTttcttgaatttaattaacatttatcacTGACACCGATAATCTTTTTTTCATCATTCGAAATCCTGTTGTACACTAAATCGATGTTAGCTTCGACTTGTattccattgaaaaatattcgggAAACATATATATTGCCACatgtaatttagtaaatttattcattttattgaattcggaaagtacaataataattaatatatttttaataatgttgaatACGCGAAAGAAGTAACCTAACCGTCACACTGTGGTCCCAGAGTCAACTGAATTCTGTGGCGGTGAATAGTTGCTTGAACACCCTATGTATTTGTATTGTCAGATTCATACATGTGCATCCATGTATTCATACATAGTTATATGCTGTTTATATTGCCCCTTAGAGCATGCTACATCCACACATCGAAGCAAGTTGATCATATTCTGCGCACAAATGCATTGTAGGATTCGTTACTTcaaatagttttaaataaaatgaagtatattaataaagaaatcattAGTAAAGAAACATTGACATTTTGCTAAAGAAAAAGACAACGAATCATtctatgatatattttttcttataggAAAGTAAAGAAAGATTAATGTACAAAGAAGCAGAAATATCTCAGAGTTTTGAGCTAACTACACCACATATACATAAAGTTTTCGTAAAACTTGATATTCTGTCTGctcatgaatttattttcgatggGCTTtgcatttcatattatatCCAATTACCAGAACATTGGAGTACTCACCAAAGTGATAGATTATTTGGAAGGACTCAGCGgtgtaatttgaaaaataaagcagCATATTTTGGGTATGCTACTGAAATATCTCTGGATTTTAAGTCAGATGATGCATTAACTGCAAAAAAGACTTTACCATTCTGGCCTAAATTGTTACTGTTGGTCACATCTCTAGATATATGGTCGaggtagaattatttaattattaacattacatttgtaattttaataatttttgaatataaaataagttttctattatttcagataCCGTACAGAAGGGTATGCAGTTATAGCCTTACCTGCACACCCAGGTACATATGAATTTAGTATTCCAACATGGAGACCAACAGGAAGTATTGTCAATTCTCTTCGGAGATATTTCACGGGAGGTACTTATGAATTAGATGACATAACTTATTGCAGCATATCTACAAgacatgaaaataaattattaaataagtcACATGTGAAAGTAACACCAAATGGATGTGTAAAGCTGAAAATGAATATCATTTATCAAATTCATTCTTCTACTAGAATTGATGATCAGCGTGATTACTTTCAGAATTTAACTACAGATAAACTTATGacgaatatagaaaatattttcgaacaatttagGGCAGCTAGGGACCGAATGATGCAAGTTAAACgtctcaatttttaattgattaagtTTTAACAAAGCGATCTGTGATATGATTAATGAAGTAATGTCTTAAACGTCATAATtagtaacatttatttctataattataaatatctattatataatattataactaaaatactgactttgatttttatatgatgAATGATACTAAAAATGCTATTAACactattcaaattttgttttatttcctGGATCTAAAAAGAtgtattacttaataataccaaattgagaaattatgataattacatttatacagTTGATAATCAATAATATACTAACATAATCGATTTCGAATGGTTCACTTTTATGTTTAcaattcaaaatgaaaatagtagCATACAAATTAGAAGATTGAAGAACAATCTAATATATCTGCTAGTATATTTAACTAAAGGACTAGAGTAAAAGTGCAAACGTGATGCCAAGAAGCATGTAAATGTTACTGCCTCTTCTTTGCAGCTTTTACTGCTTTGGGTTTTTGCTTCTCTTCTCCAGCCAAGAAAGTTGTTATAAGTTCAGACACTTCTGGCAATCTGTACTTAGTCAAATTATTGAAGTGTTCCATTTCCTGAGGGAAAAGAAACAAGTAAATACAGAATAAGAGTTGAAATATTCATGATACTTGAATTGTGTACTAACCTTTCTAGCATCCGGatcattcataatttttgGTCCAATCATAAGTAATAACAGTGGCAAGATCATCATCAATACCTAAGAAAaaagttacaaataataacaattcttCCTTTGGTTAATGTCCATGTAATAGGAAAACATTGAACATACCATTGAGTTGAACAAGAAGTCCGTTACTTTCCATTGTTCTCTAACTTGGAAGTATCGGAATGGTGTAAGTGGTCTCATTTTTAATGGATAAGGAATTTGTATCACTTGTGaagtttgaattaaattaacttttctTGCTCTAAATCTTCCTTTTGAGTTAATTTCTACTCTTACTGGTTCATAAACGCAGTTAGGATTTACAACCTCAATAACATAAGATCCAGATGGTACATTTGAAATGATAAATGTTCCATCTTCCCTGgaaaaaattaacatattGTTATTGATAGAAATACAATCAATTCGTGAATTAAAtgtagtataaaattaaaataatttatttattacgatccTAACCTGTGTAGAATATAACTTTgtacaatttacatttaataacatCCCTGATAATTTATCTTAAGTGAACGATTATGAACTACTCAGTAGTtgatagtataaaatattaagttacCTCAAAAAACCATAATGTTCTCCACCATTAGCCATGACGTGTGTCATTAGCTGCCAACCATTCGAGGCTTTGTTTTCCCATGGAAAAACTTTTCCTTCGATAACGTATAAGTCAGTTGATACTTCTTCATCATTTTCAGCAGTCACATATTTGTCTGAAACACTGACAATTatgaaaaagaggaaaataacAACTTTACACTTGATCATATTGAACGAATAGCTCGTAGTTAATAATACAAGCAAGGACAATATGACCGAGAGTGTTCACCCTCAAATTTTCAGTGAGTCTGGTATAGTGCTGCCACCGAGTCAATATGGGACTAAGTATGTACAACGTATAATGTACAACTACAATCACGGATTTAGGAAGCTAATCCCGAACGTGATGTTGCGTGATCACGTGACATAGGTATAAATAAGCGCCTCTGGTTATGCAAATTATAAACTTAGTTGATGCCGACAGgagggaaattcgaatataaatacagatttatatCGTATAGTTATATAGGGATACAGTATCGgccgagaggaataactgagaatatgtaaagAGATAATGAGAGAGAGTTCCCGCGAAATTCTTCGTTGAACCTTTTTTATTTAGCgagactaatcgaggaatGTAGAGAAAGTCACGTAGCCTCTCGTAAGTATCTCTCCAATTTCACTTGAACTAGACGAGTCACAATAGCAAACCTGGATCTCTCAAGGACAGGACGTCGTAAATCTTTAGACAAGGACTTCTCGGAACCCTctctgacctctctctcttactcagTTACCAGATTTCTATACTAGTTACACGATTTCTGTGTAactagttaatttttacaagtccTACACAAGCAGAACACTTTTGTGTTCCACGGGCATCCGAACCAGCCAAACTTCCCTAAATCCCACCCAAAGCCACGCAACAGTGAAACCGTATTCCAATCAGTGTTGtcagatttgaaaaaattctctctTAGCATCATCAACGGTAGAAAGGCGAAATATAGCTCATAAGAACACCactctataaaataataaatttagggAAGTTATAACAATTAGTAGTAATGAAGCCTGAAGAATTTAACGTACAATTAGACAACTTTTGTTGTCTACGCGAATGTAATCTTCTATGGAAACATGAtggtttattaataaataataaggatttattaattaaataatatgggTGCATTATCACATGAACGAATATGAAGAAACAGATGTGAATTGATATGAAGCAGTAacttttttgaattttgtttattgacGGCCGCACTGTGCGATCGAGAATCGCTTTTATCTGGAAGGTTAGCTGACAGTGTCAATCTGTTGTGTCGTGTATTTACATCGGCCGaacatataataaagtttcattCAAATCCATTCAATCCTTCAAACGCAGTTGTGTTAATCAACGtaagaattacaaaaaatgtgattttaataagaaagaGCCatattcgttttctttctcgaCATCCAAAGTTAACCGAAATGATCTGAAAAGTCGAGTTCACGTAAATATGGATCGCAAGATAGAGCGCATGTGAACAGTAATCGTGCACTTCCGCCTTCGATTGAGCATTAGTGATATAGTCCACGAATTCAGGCTAAATTACCAAAAGTTCATCACGGTACCATTCGCGGCGCtagtatagaatttttttaaatctaagtcCACATTTCGACCATAGACTCGAACCGCACGGATTGTAAGCCATGGTCTGTGCCCAGCGCATACACATAGAGGACGGGAAGTGACGAGAACAACAAGAAATCTCTATAGATCGATGGTGAagttttatcgaaataaagcTATCTATTAAGAAAGAGAATACACTTTTGAATctttgaatatataaaaaaggaAGTATATCAAAATGGAGGATAAATTGAGACAAATGGAAGATGAAATGAACAGGTAATTTGTACTTCTAAgctacataaatattttaaccttCCTAAGGATTTCTTTGTTA
Coding sequences within:
- the Rho-4 gene encoding rhomboid-4 isoform X3; the encoded protein is MSSNQGGESGVTIPLQYNNSHWKAIFEKYDLDGDGKISYQELKAMIHSSTYSNDIPTRVVRTIMRNADLDDSGYLDYPEFIAMIHRKDMQGVFGHLVQRYVHSMVPQRPSAFQAPSSDFTDGQYEEEYTCKPPALAMIIISILEITLFLYDVIAHKSLSVEGPAATLFIYNPHKRSQAWRYLTYMFVHVGVFHLVVNLLVQIMLGIPLEMVHKWWRVLTIYIAGVVAGSLGTSVSDPGVYLAGASGGVYALITAHVATIVMNWSQMEFAVMQLLVFLVVTSFDIGQAIYNRYVLETNDQVGYVAHFAGAIAGLLVGINVLRNLEVRTWEKVVWWASIITYTVLMTAAILWNILYTSYYDQL
- the Rho-4 gene encoding rhomboid-4 isoform X1 is translated as MFYPQRVMRQISDISYVGGFKLVRMSSNQGGESGVTIPLQYNNSHWKAIFEKYDLDGDGKISYQELKAMIHSSTYSNDIPTRVVRTIMRNADLDDSGYLDYPEFIAMIHRKDMQGVFGHLVQRYVHSMVPQRPSAFQAPSSDFTDGQYEEEYTCKPPALAMIIISILEITLFLYDVIAHKSLSVEGPAATLFIYNPHKRSQAWRYLTYMFVHVGVFHLVVNLLVQIMLGIPLEMVHKWWRVLTIYIAGVVAGSLGTSVSDPGVYLAGASGGVYALITAHVATIVMNWSQMEFAVMQLLVFLVVTSFDIGQAIYNRYVLETNDQVGYVAHFAGAIAGLLVGINVLRNLEVRTWEKVVWWASIITYTVLMTAAILWNILYTSYYDQL
- the Rho-4 gene encoding rhomboid-4 isoform X2, translated to MNRVGFKLVRMSSNQGGESGVTIPLQYNNSHWKAIFEKYDLDGDGKISYQELKAMIHSSTYSNDIPTRVVRTIMRNADLDDSGYLDYPEFIAMIHRKDMQGVFGHLVQRYVHSMVPQRPSAFQAPSSDFTDGQYEEEYTCKPPALAMIIISILEITLFLYDVIAHKSLSVEGPAATLFIYNPHKRSQAWRYLTYMFVHVGVFHLVVNLLVQIMLGIPLEMVHKWWRVLTIYIAGVVAGSLGTSVSDPGVYLAGASGGVYALITAHVATIVMNWSQMEFAVMQLLVFLVVTSFDIGQAIYNRYVLETNDQVGYVAHFAGAIAGLLVGINVLRNLEVRTWEKVVWWASIITYTVLMTAAILWNILYTSYYDQL
- the Mks1 gene encoding Meckel syndrome, type 1; protein product: MTTKIRKEKISSSYRVNESINNFKIRVKIVQQRPLLAELLEDEEDTRDSNFVKEEDLIFDWQEKVFSPFEADFYKDEKNCMTEIQKSYHQQINEENVKGSQLYTYTQADSYYSENELLTRPYKSKLACRNETALPSLQNRKPFTERYNKSVIDDKPGEARIRANHYVYIERSTMYVMVDLSRRDKAVSNPDKDSETVLCVITYDRLHKILSVNPDFTNDCPYVVTNSSGVEFNYWIEHTSEKQTPEELQEERNELQRESKERLMYKEAEISQSFELTTPHIHKVFVKLDILSAHEFIFDGLCISYYIQLPEHWSTHQSDRLFGRTQRCNLKNKAAYFGYATEISLDFKSDDALTAKKTLPFWPKLLLLVTSLDIWSRYRTEGYAVIALPAHPGTYEFSIPTWRPTGSIVNSLRRYFTGGTYELDDITYCSISTRHENKLLNKSHVKVTPNGCVKLKMNIIYQIHSSTRIDDQRDYFQNLTTDKLMTNIENIFEQFRAARDRMMQVKRLNF
- the Emc7 gene encoding ER membrane protein complex subunit 7, with the protein product MIKCKVVIFLFFIIVSVSDKYVTAENDEEVSTDLYVIEGKVFPWENKASNGWQLMTHVMANGGEHYGFLREDGTFIISNVPSGSYVIEVVNPNCVYEPVRVEINSKGRFRARKVNLIQTSQVIQIPYPLKMRPLTPFRYFQVREQWKVTDFLFNSMVLMMILPLLLLMIGPKIMNDPDARKEMEHFNNLTKYRLPEVSELITTFLAGEEKQKPKAVKAAKKRQ